One region of Alphaproteobacteria bacterium genomic DNA includes:
- the tuf gene encoding elongation factor Tu (EF-Tu; promotes GTP-dependent binding of aminoacyl-tRNA to the A-site of ribosomes during protein biosynthesis; when the tRNA anticodon matches the mRNA codon, GTP hydrolysis results; the inactive EF-Tu-GDP leaves the ribosome and release of GDP is promoted by elongation factor Ts; many prokaryotes have two copies of the gene encoding EF-Tu): MVMPGDNIQMVVNLIAPIAMDDGLRFAIREGGRTVGAGVVTSIIE, encoded by the coding sequence GATGGTGATGCCGGGCGACAACATCCAGATGGTTGTGAACCTGATTGCACCGATTGCGATGGATGACGGTCTGCGCTTCGCCATTCGCGAAGGTGGCCGCACCGTCGGCGCCGGCGTCGTCACCTCCATCATCGAATAG
- the secE gene encoding preprotein translocase subunit SecE, with the protein MAKPSVGEFVRQVRQEVSKVTWPTRTETIQSTLMVVVMVAFAAVFFFLVDIVLAELVQLALSVGS; encoded by the coding sequence ATGGCGAAACCATCGGTTGGCGAGTTTGTACGCCAGGTACGACAAGAGGTGAGCAAGGTCACATGGCCGACGCGTACCGAAACAATTCAGTCGACCCTGATGGTCGTTGTCATGGTGGCGTTCGCGGCCGTGTTCTTCTTCCTCGTCGACATTGTGTTGGCGGAGCTCGTTCAATTGGCCCTGTCGGTCGGGAGTTAA